One genomic region from Actinocatenispora thailandica encodes:
- a CDS encoding serine hydrolase — protein sequence MIADEIRAVFAAAGATGFVHAREVGVAEPRSAGVGADEPVVLASVFKIVVAVAYAREVAAGRLDPREHATVSARYRIGGIGTAGCADDVRMSWRDLARNMLTMSDNAATDVVFHRVGQAAVDAVLADLRLTHTRLLGCCTDLFASVADDLGIEPGDDPDATLSTAPAERVWRLAVLDPARTTASTPREITELLDAIWTDRAATPDACAEVRAIMAEQIWPHRLSSGFPGEITVAAKTGTLPAVRNEAGVVGYPDGRAYAVAVFTRAASLAERQPAIDASIGTAGRLAVEHLRRERELPVVPVPELAGGGR from the coding sequence GTGATCGCCGACGAGATCCGGGCGGTCTTCGCGGCGGCCGGCGCCACCGGGTTCGTGCACGCCCGCGAGGTCGGGGTGGCCGAACCGCGCAGCGCCGGGGTCGGCGCGGACGAGCCGGTGGTGCTCGCCTCGGTGTTCAAGATCGTGGTGGCGGTGGCGTACGCCCGGGAGGTCGCCGCCGGCCGGCTGGACCCGCGGGAGCACGCCACGGTGTCCGCGCGGTACCGGATCGGCGGTATCGGTACCGCCGGCTGCGCCGACGACGTGCGGATGAGCTGGCGGGACCTGGCCCGCAACATGCTGACGATGAGCGACAACGCCGCCACCGACGTGGTGTTCCACCGGGTCGGCCAGGCCGCGGTCGACGCGGTGCTCGCCGATCTGCGCCTGACGCACACCCGGCTACTCGGCTGCTGTACCGACCTGTTCGCCTCGGTGGCCGACGATCTGGGCATCGAGCCGGGCGACGATCCGGACGCGACGCTGTCCACCGCGCCGGCCGAGCGGGTGTGGCGGCTGGCGGTGCTGGACCCGGCCCGTACCACCGCGTCGACGCCGCGGGAGATCACCGAGCTGCTCGACGCGATCTGGACCGACCGCGCCGCGACGCCGGACGCGTGCGCCGAGGTCCGGGCGATCATGGCGGAGCAGATCTGGCCGCACCGGCTCAGCAGCGGCTTCCCGGGTGAGATCACCGTCGCGGCGAAGACCGGGACGCTGCCGGCGGTACGCAACGAGGCCGGGGTCGTCGGCTACCCGGACGGGCGGGCCTACGCGGTCGCCGTGTTCACCCGGGCCGCGAGCCTGGCCGAGCGGCAGCCGGCGATCGACGCGTCGATCGGTACCGCCGGCCGGCTCGCCGTCGAGCACCTGCGCCGAGAACGCGAACTGCCCGTCGTACCCGTCCCGGAACTGGCTGGAGGTGGCCGATGA
- a CDS encoding ABC transporter substrate-binding protein — MAALTLAGCSTGGAAGSGGTLADGKTFTMSVATDPGNLNPLLTTLSVTRGVDRFLYSRLVEVQNDGSVEAGLAAKWKADTRTATFTLRRGLTCDDGSPLTAQDVADNISYLGDAKHKSPLTGLWVMPGTKATADESSRTVTVTSGSPDPFLLLNIGTVSIVCGKGLTDQKLLAKGGAGTGMFKVSEVVPNDHYTLTRRTDFTWGPGDWNPKQKGLPDKVVVKVIPNETTAANLMLSGELNAVSVNGPDQQRLTAQKLFHADVRAPLGQLFFNQAAGRATGDEAVRKALVQALDLPRVGKVLTDGHGKAATGMVTVAPNPCRANTVRGNIPAFDAAAAKAGLTAAGWKPGPGGIRVKGGTKLSLTVLYQTGIGPTASAAAELVQQTWHKLGVDVKLKAIDSTGLNEVLFSSGNWDVSMSPITTGLPSTIVPFVSGAVPPKGTNFSHIDNADYTRHVQQAMSMAGDQGCGEWAAAEKALYRDVDVVSYVDSMVPTFGKNAKFVSNDGIDPASIRMYQ; from the coding sequence GTGGCTGCGCTCACACTCGCCGGCTGCTCGACCGGCGGCGCCGCCGGATCGGGGGGCACGCTCGCCGATGGCAAGACGTTCACGATGTCGGTGGCCACCGACCCGGGTAACCTCAACCCGCTGCTGACCACGCTGTCGGTGACCCGCGGGGTGGACCGCTTCCTGTACAGCCGGCTGGTCGAGGTGCAGAACGACGGGTCGGTCGAGGCGGGGCTGGCGGCGAAGTGGAAGGCCGACACCCGTACCGCGACGTTCACCCTGCGCCGCGGGTTGACCTGCGACGACGGGTCACCGCTGACCGCGCAGGACGTCGCCGACAACATCAGCTACCTGGGCGATGCGAAGCACAAGTCGCCGCTGACCGGGCTGTGGGTGATGCCGGGCACCAAGGCCACCGCGGACGAGTCGAGCCGCACCGTCACGGTCACCAGCGGCAGCCCGGATCCGTTCCTGCTGTTGAACATCGGCACCGTGTCGATCGTCTGCGGCAAGGGGCTGACCGACCAGAAGCTGCTGGCCAAGGGCGGCGCCGGGACCGGGATGTTCAAGGTCTCCGAGGTGGTGCCCAACGACCACTACACGCTGACCCGGCGCACCGACTTCACCTGGGGCCCCGGCGACTGGAACCCGAAGCAGAAGGGGCTGCCGGACAAGGTCGTGGTGAAGGTGATCCCGAACGAGACGACCGCGGCGAACCTGATGCTGTCCGGTGAACTCAACGCGGTGTCCGTCAACGGCCCGGACCAGCAGCGGCTGACCGCGCAGAAGCTGTTCCACGCCGATGTGCGGGCGCCGCTGGGGCAGCTGTTCTTCAATCAGGCGGCCGGCCGGGCAACCGGGGACGAGGCGGTACGCAAGGCGCTGGTGCAGGCGCTGGACCTGCCGCGGGTGGGCAAGGTGCTCACCGACGGCCACGGCAAGGCGGCGACCGGGATGGTGACCGTGGCGCCGAACCCGTGTCGCGCGAACACGGTGCGGGGCAACATACCCGCGTTCGACGCGGCGGCGGCGAAGGCTGGGCTGACCGCGGCCGGCTGGAAGCCGGGCCCGGGCGGGATCCGGGTCAAGGGCGGCACGAAGCTGTCGCTGACGGTGCTGTACCAGACCGGGATCGGTCCGACCGCGTCGGCCGCGGCGGAGCTGGTGCAGCAGACCTGGCACAAGCTCGGCGTCGACGTGAAGCTGAAGGCCATCGACAGTACCGGGCTCAACGAGGTGCTGTTCAGCTCCGGCAACTGGGACGTGTCGATGTCTCCGATCACCACCGGGCTGCCGAGCACCATCGTGCCGTTCGTGTCCGGTGCCGTGCCGCCGAAGGGCACGAACTTCTCGCACATCGACAACGCCGACTACACCAGGCACGTGCAGCAGGCGATGTCGATGGCCGGCGACCAGGGCTGCGGTGAGTGGGCTGCCGCGGAGAAGGCGCTGTACCGCGACGTCGATGTGGTGTCCTATGTGGACTCGATGGTTCCGACCTTCGGCAAGAACGCCAAGTTCGTGTCCAACGACGGGATCGACCCGGCGTCGATCCGGATGTACCAGTGA
- a CDS encoding ABC transporter permease translates to MTTELRPALPATAVRAWRSPWLSFAARRLGRFAVSLWVLVTASFLMIHLVPGDPVRAALGMNAPASVVEARRSLLGLDDPLPVQYWHYLRGLVHGDLGVSVSSNEPVSSVIGQRLPATAQLAVLAFLLVLLVAVPVGVTMAVATRGGRRRGAELGFAVTAVVLAAIPEFLLAVALVYVFAVNLHWFPVAGQQGPLSFVLPVVALAVGPAAVLARIVRVELLAVLGQDFVRTARAKRLRARRIYLRHALPNAVTATLTLAGLMLTSMVAGTILVENVFAWPGLGAKIVSSILAKDYPMVQGIVLVYGVGVLLVNLVVDVLLGLLDPRSTIREA, encoded by the coding sequence ATGACCACCGAGCTGCGACCGGCGCTGCCGGCCACCGCGGTACGGGCGTGGCGCAGCCCGTGGCTGTCGTTCGCGGCGCGCCGGCTCGGCCGGTTCGCGGTCTCCCTCTGGGTACTGGTGACCGCCTCGTTCCTGATGATCCACCTGGTGCCGGGCGACCCGGTACGCGCGGCGCTGGGGATGAACGCGCCCGCCTCGGTGGTCGAGGCGCGGCGGTCGCTGCTCGGGCTGGACGATCCGCTGCCGGTGCAGTACTGGCACTACCTGCGTGGCCTGGTGCACGGCGACCTCGGCGTGTCGGTGTCCAGCAACGAGCCGGTGTCCAGCGTGATCGGCCAGCGGCTGCCGGCCACCGCGCAGCTGGCGGTACTGGCGTTCCTGCTGGTGCTGCTGGTCGCGGTGCCGGTGGGCGTGACGATGGCGGTGGCGACCCGCGGCGGGCGCCGGCGCGGAGCCGAGCTCGGGTTCGCGGTCACCGCGGTGGTGCTGGCCGCGATCCCGGAGTTCCTGCTCGCGGTCGCGCTGGTGTACGTGTTCGCGGTCAACCTGCACTGGTTCCCGGTCGCCGGCCAGCAGGGGCCGCTGTCGTTCGTCCTGCCGGTGGTGGCGTTGGCGGTCGGGCCGGCCGCGGTACTGGCCCGCATCGTCCGGGTCGAGCTGCTCGCGGTGCTCGGCCAGGACTTCGTCCGTACCGCGCGGGCGAAGCGGCTCCGGGCCCGGCGGATCTACCTGCGGCACGCGCTGCCGAACGCGGTGACCGCGACGTTGACGCTGGCCGGGCTGATGCTCACCTCGATGGTGGCCGGCACCATCCTGGTCGAGAACGTGTTCGCCTGGCCGGGCCTGGGCGCGAAGATCGTGTCCTCGATCCTGGCCAAGGACTATCCGATGGTGCAGGGCATCGTGCTGGTCTACGGCGTCGGCGTGCTGCTGGTCAACCTGGTCGTGGACGTGCTGCTCGGGCTGCTCGATCCGCGTTCGACGATCCGGGAGGCGTGA
- a CDS encoding dipeptide/oligopeptide/nickel ABC transporter permease/ATP-binding protein — protein sequence MRRLLAVLRTPLGLSAAALLLLVLALAVLAPIVWGAQATAVDTDAIQQGPSGAHLLGTDALGRDLLARTLVATRLSIGLALLAMLIGVAVGTVLGTAPTVLPRRTGRLVVAVVNIAVAFPGLLLALFFAVVFGVGTTGAVLAIGFATAPGFARVAQTLSASVAGRDYVAAARIAGVGRLRVLVRHVLPNIAEPLVVNATIGAGAALLSFAGLSFLGIGVQAPSYDWGRLLGDGLNRIYTNPAAALGPGVAVVLAGLAFNLCGETIAAALGQRTPLRRLLSRRPTPAPAATGEPEPAGAVLRVEQLSVRFPTAAGWAEPVRGVTFTLGAGEAVGVVGESGSGKSLTALAAARLIERPGVVVADRLEFAGRPLLSTPERELRTLLGTSLAMVFQDPATSFNPTRRIGRQLAEVAQEHQGLGRRGAFTRAIERLAQVRVPAPAKRAHQYPHEFSGGMRQRAMIGMGLMGTPRLIIADEPTTALDVTVQRQVLRLLDQVRRDTAAAVLLISHDIAVVAQTCDRVLVMYAGRIVEDLPAAGLTERARHPYTRALLAVVPDLAADRDQPLGVIAGRPPEPTALPVGCAFAPRCGFATERCRAADPVLASADDGHRVACWHPVTDGTAGGITRRGAAPVSRRREYADE from the coding sequence ATGCGCCGATTGCTCGCGGTCCTGCGTACTCCGCTCGGGCTGTCCGCTGCGGCGCTGCTGCTGCTGGTGCTGGCGCTGGCGGTGCTGGCGCCGATCGTGTGGGGTGCCCAGGCGACCGCGGTGGACACCGACGCGATCCAGCAGGGTCCCTCCGGCGCGCACCTGCTGGGTACCGACGCGCTCGGCCGCGACCTGCTGGCCCGCACGCTGGTGGCAACCCGGCTGTCGATCGGGCTGGCGCTGCTGGCGATGCTGATCGGCGTCGCCGTCGGGACCGTCCTGGGTACCGCGCCGACGGTGCTGCCGCGCCGCACCGGCCGGCTGGTCGTCGCGGTGGTGAACATCGCGGTGGCCTTCCCCGGCCTGTTGCTGGCCCTGTTCTTCGCGGTGGTCTTCGGCGTCGGTACCACCGGGGCGGTGCTCGCGATCGGCTTCGCCACCGCACCGGGCTTCGCCCGGGTGGCGCAGACGCTGTCGGCGTCGGTGGCCGGCCGCGACTACGTGGCGGCGGCCCGGATCGCCGGCGTCGGGCGGTTGCGGGTACTGGTCCGGCACGTGCTGCCCAACATCGCCGAGCCGCTGGTGGTCAACGCGACGATCGGGGCGGGTGCGGCGCTGTTGTCGTTCGCCGGCCTGTCGTTCCTGGGCATCGGGGTGCAGGCCCCGTCGTACGACTGGGGGCGGCTGCTGGGCGACGGGCTGAACCGGATCTACACCAACCCGGCGGCGGCGCTCGGGCCCGGTGTCGCGGTGGTACTGGCGGGGCTGGCGTTCAACCTGTGCGGCGAGACGATCGCGGCGGCGCTGGGGCAACGCACGCCGCTGCGCCGGCTGCTGTCCCGCCGCCCGACACCGGCCCCCGCCGCGACCGGCGAGCCCGAGCCGGCCGGCGCGGTACTGCGGGTCGAGCAGCTGTCCGTCCGGTTCCCCACGGCCGCCGGCTGGGCCGAGCCGGTACGCGGCGTCACCTTCACGCTCGGCGCGGGCGAGGCGGTCGGCGTGGTCGGCGAGTCGGGGTCGGGCAAGAGCCTGACCGCGCTGGCGGCGGCGCGGCTGATCGAACGGCCGGGCGTGGTGGTCGCCGACCGGTTGGAGTTCGCCGGCCGGCCGCTGCTGTCCACGCCGGAGCGGGAGCTGCGCACCCTGCTGGGCACCTCGCTGGCGATGGTGTTCCAGGACCCGGCCACCTCGTTCAACCCGACCCGCCGGATCGGCCGGCAGCTGGCCGAGGTCGCGCAGGAGCATCAGGGCCTCGGCCGGCGCGGGGCGTTCACCCGGGCGATCGAGCGGCTCGCGCAGGTGCGGGTACCGGCACCGGCCAAGCGGGCCCACCAGTACCCGCACGAGTTCTCCGGCGGGATGCGGCAGCGCGCGATGATCGGCATGGGGCTGATGGGTACCCCCCGGTTGATCATCGCCGACGAACCGACCACCGCGCTGGATGTCACCGTGCAGCGCCAGGTGCTGCGGCTGCTCGACCAGGTACGCCGGGACACCGCCGCGGCGGTCCTGCTGATCAGCCACGACATCGCGGTGGTGGCGCAGACCTGCGACCGGGTGCTGGTGATGTACGCGGGGCGCATCGTCGAGGATCTGCCCGCGGCCGGGCTCACCGAGCGGGCCCGGCACCCGTACACCCGGGCGCTGCTGGCGGTGGTGCCGGACCTCGCGGCCGACCGCGACCAGCCGCTCGGGGTCATCGCCGGCCGGCCACCGGAGCCGACCGCGCTACCGGTGGGCTGCGCGTTCGCGCCGCGCTGCGGGTTCGCCACCGAGCGGTGCCGGGCGGCGGATCCGGTGCTGGCATCGGCCGACGACGGGCACCGGGTCGCCTGCTGGCACCCGGTCACCGACGGGACGGCCGGCGGCATCACGCGTCGCGGCGCCGCACCGGTGTCGCGACGGAGGGAGTACGCCGATGAGTGA
- a CDS encoding ABC transporter ATP-binding protein has protein sequence MSELAFDNLRVRYGTHRSGLTAVDGVDLTVPAGSVVGLVGESGSGKSTLARAAVGLAPVTGGRVLLDGADARRPPAGRRPIQLVFQDPYSSLDPRMTVGASIAEALPRGAYRRRSARRDEVARLLELVGIDAGRAAALPGALSGGQRQRIALARALAGRPEVVIADEITSALDVSVQGSVLNLVRGLQRELGLTMLFISHNLAVVRYVSDYVAVLYLGRIVEVGPAERLLADPQHPYTRELVEAAPSAHGSLLDLPESPVTDAEPGDPHRPPSGCRFHPRCPVGPLVHPDRSICTRVDPAAVAATREHRAACHFAAVAGDTGSAPAAGSEAGAVRGTESPASNSVVRTGFPGTGPDTLD, from the coding sequence ATGAGTGAGCTGGCATTCGACAACCTGCGGGTGCGGTACGGCACGCACCGCTCCGGGTTGACCGCCGTCGACGGGGTGGACCTGACGGTGCCCGCCGGCAGCGTGGTCGGGTTGGTCGGCGAGTCCGGGTCCGGCAAGTCGACGCTGGCCCGCGCCGCGGTCGGGTTGGCGCCGGTGACCGGCGGCCGGGTGTTGCTCGACGGCGCCGACGCGCGGCGACCGCCGGCCGGTCGCCGGCCGATCCAGCTGGTGTTCCAGGACCCGTACTCGTCGCTGGACCCGCGGATGACGGTCGGCGCCTCGATCGCGGAGGCGCTGCCGCGCGGTGCGTACCGGCGGCGCTCGGCACGCCGGGACGAGGTCGCCCGGCTGCTGGAGCTGGTCGGCATCGATGCCGGCCGCGCCGCGGCACTGCCGGGTGCGCTGTCCGGCGGGCAGCGGCAGCGGATCGCGCTGGCCCGCGCCCTGGCCGGCCGGCCCGAGGTGGTGATCGCCGACGAGATCACCTCGGCGCTGGACGTGTCGGTGCAGGGTTCGGTGCTGAACCTGGTACGCGGGCTGCAACGCGAGCTGGGCCTGACGATGCTGTTCATCTCGCACAACCTCGCCGTGGTGCGCTACGTCAGCGACTACGTCGCCGTGCTGTACCTGGGGCGCATCGTGGAGGTGGGCCCGGCCGAGCGGCTGCTGGCCGACCCGCAGCACCCGTACACCCGGGAGCTGGTCGAGGCGGCCCCCTCGGCGCACGGCTCGCTGCTGGACCTGCCGGAATCGCCGGTGACCGATGCCGAGCCCGGCGACCCGCACCGGCCGCCGTCGGGTTGCCGGTTCCACCCGCGCTGCCCGGTCGGCCCGCTGGTGCACCCGGACCGATCCATCTGTACCCGAGTCGACCCGGCGGCGGTCGCCGCGACCCGCGAGCACCGCGCCGCCTGCCACTTCGCCGCGGTCGCCGGCGACACCGGGTCCGCCCCGGCCGCCGGCAGCGAGGCCGGGGCTGTCCGCGGCACCGAGTCGCCGGCCTCGAATTCGGTTGTCCGGACAGGGTTTCCGGGCACCGGACCAGACACGCTGGACTAG
- a CDS encoding serine hydrolase has translation MAGRPSIDDLYAIALPEQPAAAPDGSIAYVLRTARRDPDRDRRTVWLVRPGMPARQWTFGESDTAPAFSPDGSRLAFLRATDGPAQLWLLPVAGGEAEQLTSLPSGAGAPVWSPDGTRIAFGAPVDLHAMPGEGEGEDVAAARRRAPIVTDRLDGKAAGAGLLRTLRNHLHVLDVATREVRRITGGDWHAGDPAWSPDGTRLAFAAARDADADLTMRIGAYLVDAVARDARPAPVGGADWQLGTVGWTPAGDALLAVGRTDTAVGNAGLLRIPLDGGEPVDLAAPLDRNVMPGGPGYPGALPQPTADGDAVLFCVRDNGSTHLYEVPLTGGEPRLVVGGDGNVSGVSTAGDTVGFVLATPTSYGEVGTVDRGTGEITVHTTHCPADAVTYRREEREFTVSDGTVVHGWLVRDPQRPGPLPLLLDIHGGPHNAWNGAADPAHLYHQVLADRGWAVLLLNPRGSDGYGEAFLTGAIGAWGEADAADFLEPIDQLVAGGLADPDRLAVTGYSYGGYLTCYLTGRDRRFAAAVAGGVVADLTSMVGTSDLGHYLATAELSAVPWRDPDRYARLSPLTRVQDVRTPTLLVQGENDDRCPVGQAEQWFGALRARGVPARLVRYPDESHLFILDGAPSHRADWNSRVVDWVERYAAPPARRGRPALDGAHWQRRLSELAAAHQVPGATLGILRLGEDPVLAHHGVTSVATGVEVRDDTLFQIGSISKVWTATVVMQLVDEGKLELDAPVAEVLPELRLGDPEVAKRVTMRHLLTHTSGIDGDVFTDTGRGDDCVQRYVEELAAVGQNHPLGVTFSYCNAGFVLAGRVIEQLTGQTWDQALRERLFIPLGLAHTTTLPEEALLYRAAVGHVAEGDAEPRPAPVWGLPRSVGPAGLITASAGDVLAFAAMHLSGGVAADGTRVLGERCAAAMTEHQTDVPDPYPLGDSWGLGWIRFGWHGSRLIGHDGNTIGQSAFLRLLPEQGIAVALLTNGGNTRDLYEELYREIFAELAGVAMPEPFGPPARPPVHDPGRHVGVYERASSRIEVFQVDGELRMRHTVTGPLAELHPEPAEEYPLLPVTEDLFALRAPGTRTWLSAVFYRLPTGEPYLHFGARATPKVSA, from the coding sequence ATGGCCGGACGTCCGAGCATCGACGACCTGTACGCGATCGCGCTGCCCGAGCAGCCCGCCGCGGCCCCGGACGGCAGCATCGCGTACGTGCTGCGTACCGCGCGGCGCGACCCGGACCGCGACCGGCGCACGGTGTGGCTGGTGCGTCCCGGGATGCCGGCCCGGCAGTGGACGTTCGGCGAGTCCGACACCGCGCCGGCGTTCTCGCCGGACGGCAGCCGGCTGGCGTTCCTGCGGGCCACCGACGGCCCGGCACAGCTGTGGCTGCTGCCGGTGGCCGGCGGTGAGGCCGAGCAGCTGACCTCGCTGCCGTCGGGTGCCGGTGCCCCGGTGTGGAGCCCGGACGGGACCCGCATCGCGTTCGGCGCGCCGGTCGACCTGCACGCGATGCCCGGCGAGGGCGAGGGCGAGGACGTGGCGGCGGCCCGGCGGCGGGCGCCGATCGTCACCGACCGGCTGGACGGCAAGGCGGCCGGGGCCGGCCTGCTGCGCACCCTGCGCAACCACCTGCACGTGCTCGACGTGGCGACCCGCGAGGTGCGCCGGATCACCGGCGGTGACTGGCACGCCGGGGATCCGGCCTGGTCGCCGGACGGTACCCGGTTGGCGTTCGCGGCGGCGCGGGACGCCGACGCGGACCTGACCATGCGGATCGGCGCCTACCTGGTGGATGCGGTGGCGCGCGACGCGCGGCCGGCGCCGGTCGGCGGCGCCGACTGGCAGCTCGGTACCGTCGGGTGGACGCCGGCAGGCGACGCGCTGCTCGCGGTGGGCCGCACCGACACCGCGGTCGGCAACGCGGGGCTGCTGCGCATCCCGCTGGACGGCGGCGAGCCGGTCGACCTGGCCGCACCGCTGGACCGCAACGTGATGCCCGGCGGGCCCGGCTATCCGGGTGCGCTGCCGCAGCCCACCGCGGACGGCGATGCGGTGCTGTTCTGCGTCCGGGACAACGGATCGACCCACCTGTACGAGGTGCCGCTCACCGGCGGCGAGCCGCGGCTGGTGGTCGGCGGCGACGGCAACGTCTCCGGGGTCTCCACGGCGGGTGACACCGTCGGGTTCGTGCTCGCCACCCCCACCTCGTACGGTGAGGTCGGCACCGTGGACCGCGGCACCGGCGAGATCACCGTGCACACCACGCACTGCCCCGCCGACGCGGTCACCTACCGGCGGGAGGAGCGCGAGTTCACCGTCTCGGACGGGACCGTGGTGCACGGCTGGCTGGTACGCGACCCGCAGCGGCCCGGCCCGCTGCCGTTGCTGCTGGACATCCACGGCGGGCCGCACAACGCCTGGAACGGCGCCGCCGACCCGGCCCACCTGTACCACCAGGTGCTCGCCGACCGCGGGTGGGCGGTGCTGCTGCTCAACCCGCGCGGCAGCGACGGCTACGGGGAGGCGTTCCTGACCGGCGCGATCGGCGCCTGGGGTGAGGCGGACGCGGCCGACTTCCTGGAGCCGATCGACCAGCTGGTCGCCGGGGGGCTGGCCGACCCGGACCGGCTGGCGGTCACCGGGTACAGCTACGGCGGCTACCTGACCTGCTACCTGACGGGCCGGGACCGGCGGTTCGCCGCGGCGGTCGCCGGCGGGGTGGTCGCCGACCTGACCAGCATGGTCGGCACCTCCGATCTGGGGCACTACCTCGCCACCGCGGAGCTGTCCGCCGTGCCGTGGCGCGACCCCGACCGCTACGCGCGGCTGTCCCCGCTGACCCGGGTGCAGGACGTACGGACCCCGACGCTGCTGGTGCAGGGCGAGAACGACGACCGGTGCCCGGTCGGTCAGGCCGAGCAGTGGTTCGGCGCGCTGCGCGCCCGGGGCGTACCGGCCCGGCTGGTGCGCTACCCGGACGAGTCGCACCTGTTCATCCTGGACGGCGCCCCGTCGCACCGGGCCGACTGGAACAGCCGGGTCGTCGACTGGGTCGAGCGGTACGCGGCGCCGCCGGCGCGACGTGGCCGCCCGGCGCTGGACGGCGCGCACTGGCAGCGCCGGCTGAGCGAGCTGGCGGCGGCACATCAGGTACCGGGGGCGACGCTGGGCATCCTGCGTCTCGGCGAGGACCCGGTGCTCGCCCACCACGGCGTCACCAGCGTGGCGACCGGCGTCGAGGTCCGGGATGACACGCTGTTCCAGATCGGGTCGATCAGCAAGGTGTGGACCGCGACGGTGGTCATGCAGCTGGTCGACGAGGGCAAGCTGGAGCTGGACGCCCCGGTCGCCGAGGTACTGCCGGAGCTTCGGCTCGGCGACCCGGAGGTGGCGAAGCGGGTGACGATGCGGCACCTGCTCACCCACACCAGCGGCATCGACGGCGACGTGTTCACCGACACCGGCCGCGGCGACGACTGCGTGCAGCGCTACGTCGAGGAGCTGGCCGCGGTCGGGCAGAACCACCCGCTCGGCGTCACCTTCTCCTACTGCAACGCCGGTTTCGTGCTCGCCGGCCGGGTCATCGAACAGCTCACCGGCCAGACCTGGGACCAGGCGCTGCGGGAACGGCTGTTCATCCCGCTCGGCCTGGCGCACACCACGACGTTGCCGGAGGAGGCACTGCTGTACCGGGCGGCGGTCGGGCACGTGGCCGAGGGCGACGCCGAGCCGCGGCCGGCGCCGGTGTGGGGGCTGCCCCGCTCGGTCGGGCCGGCCGGGCTGATCACCGCCTCGGCCGGCGACGTGCTCGCGTTCGCCGCGATGCACCTGTCCGGCGGGGTGGCCGCCGACGGTACCCGGGTGCTGGGCGAGCGGTGCGCGGCGGCGATGACCGAACACCAGACCGACGTACCCGACCCGTACCCGCTGGGCGACTCGTGGGGGCTGGGCTGGATCCGGTTCGGCTGGCACGGCAGCCGGTTGATCGGGCACGACGGCAACACGATCGGGCAGTCGGCGTTCCTGCGGCTGCTGCCCGAGCAGGGGATCGCGGTCGCCCTGCTCACCAACGGTGGCAACACCCGCGACCTGTACGAGGAGCTGTACCGGGAGATCTTCGCCGAGCTGGCCGGGGTGGCGATGCCGGAGCCGTTCGGGCCGCCGGCACGGCCCCCGGTCCACGACCCGGGCCGGCATGTCGGGGTGTACGAGCGGGCCAGCTCCCGGATCGAGGTGTTCCAGGTCGACGGCGAGCTGCGGATGCGGCACACGGTCACCGGCCCGCTGGCCGAGCTGCACCCGGAACCCGCCGAGGAGTACCCGCTGCTCCCGGTCACCGAGGACCTGTTCGCGCTGCGCGCGCCCGGTACCCGGACCTGGCTGTCGGCGGTGTTCTACCGGCTGCCGACCGGCGAGCCGTACCTGCACTTCGGTGCCCGCGCCACCCCGAAGGTGTCGGCATGA
- a CDS encoding M20 family metallopeptidase: MIAEIEQLVRCESPSDDLAAVARSADTVAALGTRLLGVEPERLVLAGRTHLRWRFGASRRVLVLGHHDTVWPHGSLSTHPFEVRDGVLRGPGCFDMKAGVVMAFHALAALPDRDGVTLLVTGDEELGSPSSRELIEQEARGCAAALVLEASADGGALKTERKGVSLYEVVIEGRAAHAGLEPERGVSATIEAAHQVLAVAELGDAAAGTTVTPTRIEAGTTSNTVAAGGRFAVDVRVRSSAEQDRVDKAMHALAPRLPGARVRVTGGPNRPPLAADASAGLYARAGAIADRLGVGPLSCAAVGGASDGNFTAGVGTPTLDGLGAVGGGAHADHEHLLVEQLPRRTALVRELIAELLGEEGHR, encoded by the coding sequence ATGATCGCCGAGATCGAGCAGCTGGTGCGCTGCGAGTCACCGTCCGACGATCTGGCCGCGGTCGCCCGCAGCGCCGACACCGTCGCGGCGCTGGGTACCCGGCTGCTGGGCGTCGAGCCGGAGCGGCTGGTGCTGGCCGGCCGTACCCACCTGCGGTGGCGGTTCGGCGCGTCCCGGCGGGTGCTGGTTCTCGGCCACCACGACACGGTGTGGCCGCACGGATCGCTGTCCACGCACCCGTTCGAGGTGCGCGACGGGGTGCTGCGCGGTCCGGGCTGCTTCGACATGAAGGCCGGGGTGGTGATGGCGTTCCACGCGCTCGCCGCGCTGCCCGACCGGGACGGCGTGACGCTGCTGGTGACCGGCGACGAGGAGCTGGGCTCACCGTCGTCGCGGGAGCTGATCGAGCAGGAGGCGCGCGGCTGTGCGGCGGCGCTGGTGCTGGAGGCCTCCGCCGACGGCGGCGCGCTGAAGACCGAGCGCAAGGGCGTCTCGCTGTACGAGGTGGTGATCGAGGGGCGCGCCGCGCACGCCGGGCTGGAACCCGAACGCGGGGTGAGCGCGACGATCGAGGCGGCGCACCAGGTCCTCGCGGTCGCCGAGCTGGGTGACGCGGCGGCCGGTACGACGGTGACCCCGACCCGGATCGAGGCCGGTACCACCAGCAACACGGTCGCCGCGGGCGGCCGGTTCGCGGTCGACGTCCGGGTGCGCAGCAGCGCCGAGCAGGACCGGGTGGACAAGGCGATGCACGCGCTGGCGCCGCGGCTTCCGGGCGCCCGGGTGCGGGTGACGGGCGGGCCGAACCGGCCACCGCTGGCCGCCGACGCCTCCGCCGGCCTGTACGCCCGTGCCGGCGCTATCGCCGACCGGCTCGGCGTCGGCCCGTTGAGCTGCGCCGCCGTCGGCGGCGCCTCGGACGGCAACTTCACCGCCGGCGTCGGTACCCCGACCCTGGACGGGCTGGGCGCCGTCGGCGGCGGCGCGCACGCCGATCACGAGCACCTGCTGGTCGAGCAGCTGCCCCGGCGCACCGCGCTGGTCCGCGAGCTGATCGCCGAGCTGCTGGGCGAGGAGGGGCACCGATGA